From uncultured Desulfobacter sp.:
CCAAAAGAGCATGTTTAGAAGAGCAATAAATCGAAGTGTCGGGGAATCCATCATAAGCTGAAGAAGATCCGATATTTACAATTCGTCCCCATTTGTTTTTCATCATATCCAAAGAAAACTCTTTAGTAAAAAGGAAAGGGGCACGTACATGCAGGTTAAAAGTCTTATTATAATCATCAAGGGTTGAATCAATCAGGGATTTGACAGGAAAATGACCGGCACAGTTTATCAGGATATCTATAGATTCAAATTCATTCCGAATTATTTTTATAATATTGTCTATATCATCCAAAATATTTAGATCGCCATCTTGATACTTGATTTTTATTTTGTTTCCATAGGTAGACAATATTTTTTTTTGTAATGTTTCTAACTTGTTGGGGGTTTTGCCGGTCAAAAATAAATTGCACCTGTTTTTTGCCAGTTCATTTGCTATCTGGTACCCTATTCCGCCTGTTGCACCTGTTATCAGACAGGTTTTGTTGGCTAGTGTTTTATGCATGTTATTACTTCTTTTTCTTAATTAATTTACATCGAATAACCTATTGGAAAAGTGTGGGTTTCTTGATAAAAGAAATTCCAGATAATGGAAATCTTCAATAGTATCAACCTCAGCACTTTTAGGTGTTTCAAAAGCGAAAACTTTATTTCCAAGTAACCTGCCGTTAGCTAATATATAAGAAGTTTTGTATATGTCCACATAACCATTTGGATCATATGTCGCTGGAAACTCCTGTCTGGGCCGGTTAACTTCATCAAGGTTGTATAACCCGGAACATAAGGTTTTATAATAGCCATTTTCCACTTCCAGGGTTTTGTATGAAGATTGAGACATCAAATGACTTGATCTTAAAGCATTGGCTTCAGTTTGATCGAGAAAGGTCGAAATTGCTTGTTCAATAACAGCCGGTTCCCGAAATGGTGTGGTTGCCCGCAGGTGAACGACGATGTTGGGTTGATAGTTATCGTGTTCCTTGAGCCATGCCAGCAAATGCTTAACCCACTCATAATCAGTATTGTTATCTCCTGATAATTCTGCCGGGCGGAGAAACGGGACCTCAGCCCCATAAGCTTGTGAGACTTGAGCATATTGCACTGAATCCGTGGAAACAATAATTCGATCAATCTTTGGGACCAGCTTGGCTGCTGCAATACTGTAAGCAATCAAGGGGTGCTCACCAAGGGGACGAATATTCTTATCAACTACGGCTTTAGATCCAGATCGTGCAGGAATGGCGATTAGTATTCCTGACATATTGACCCTCCTGTTTTATCAAGGAATATGGGAACGCAGTTTCTCAGCAACTGGTACTTCTTTATCGGTGATTTGGATAATGCCGTTTCCCATGGCCTTTTCAATTTTTCTTACTGCTCCGACCAAAGAACGTAACCCACCTGGCTCAACCGAGGCAGCCTGATCTGAGCCGTACATTGCACGTCCCAGGGTAATGTGTCTTTCAAGTGAACTAATTCCCATTGCTGTTGCTGCATAAGAAACCGCTAACCCAACCTCATGCCCGCTATAACCGACATCGCAATTGTATCGGTCTCTTAAGGTTTTTATACAATTTAAATTAGCATCGGTATCATTCATAGGATAAGTCGAAACACAATGCATTAATTCATAAGAGCAATTGGCTTCACGGAAAATATCAACCGCTTTGTCTATGTGTTTTAACTCGCTCATTCCAGTGGAAATAAAGGTATGCTTCCGTTCGGATGCAACTTCTCGCAAGAAATCATCGTATACAAGCATTGCCGATGCAATTTTATTATATTTCAGGTCATATTGACGCAGGAACTTCTGACTTTCAATATCCCAGGCGGAGGCGAACCATATACATTTTTTTTCCTTGCAATAACGGTCAATTTCATCATACCCTTTTTGCCCAAATTCCAAACCTTCCTTCTGTTCGCGGAATGTTGTTCCCCAAGGACTTTCTCTCAAGGAGTCCAGTTCTTTTTGGGAGTAGACATTGTTAATAGTCCTTTTCTGAAATTTTACAGCATCGCATCCACAATTAATTGCGACATCAATAAGTTTTTTAGCTATTTCTATATCTCCATTGTGATTTATTCCGATTTCAGCGATTATAAAGACATTTTTTTTGCTCATCATTCCCTCATGTTATTTAATATTGTTATTTGTATCAATCGTGATTTGGATTTACAATTGCCTGAACCCTCTGAAAGAAACATCATTTTCTAAATATAGAGATTGAGCCGTCTTCAGGTTCCATTTTAATTTCTTCTTAAAATAATCTTTTATTAGCACGGTATTGGCTTCAAGCAGCGCGTGATGAAATTCTTCATCTGTTAAGTTGGTAAAATTGACAGCCAGAAGATCTGAATTGACATGTTTATTTTCGTAAAAATCACGGCAATTTTTGAGAAGTCCCTTTTCAATGGCATAGTAATATAAAGGACTTCCTGGATATGGCGTTACAGGCCTGATCGTTCGCATTTCAGAGCCGTCATTGTATTTCAGGAGAAAATCAACTCCTTTTTGTAATGTTTCCAGGTTTTCACCGATATTTCCCCAGATGATATTAAGTCCAGGGGAAATCCCTGCGGCAAGTGTGGTTTCAGTTCCCCGGATGATCTGTTTTACAGTCAATGCCTTATTCATGTTTTTAAGAATTTGATCATCCACAGCTTCAATACCGTAATTTATAAAAACGCATCCGGATTTTTTCATCAATTTTAGCAGTGCCGGTTCGGCGTAGTTCAAACGTCCGTTACACCACCATTTTATGTTTAGTTTGGCCTTAATAATGGCCTTGCATATAGATTCGGTTCTGCTTTTTGAAGACATTAACAATTCATCTGAAAAAATTATATAATTAATACGATATTTTTCCTTAAGAAAAGAGAGTTCTGCAACTATACTTTCGTTGCTTCTTGGCCGGAACCCCTTATCCATTCTATAACAGAAATTACAGGAATATGGACATCCTCTTCCAGATAGAACCGGCAACGAAAAATCCGTTGAAGTTGCCTTGGATTCTTTGACTAAGCGGTAGAATTCAATGGGGAATAATTCGTAGGCTGGCATGGGGATGTTATCAATGTTTTCAATAAGGTTTCGACGAGGATTCACAATGGTTTTATTTCCATCCCTGTAGGCAATTCCTTTAACGCTTGATAATTTTTTGTGCTTATGATGCGCATTTAACAATTCTATGATAGTTTCTTCTCCTTCACCGATAACTATCACATCTGCATTGGTTTTTTCAAAAAAATATTCCGGTTCTGGAGTGGGTCCATGGCCTCCTATGATATAAAATGGTCGATTTTTAGAACAATTGATTGCCTTGGAAAGGGACAGTAGTTTTCGGTATTGATAATAACCGCCAATAATACCTAAACCGATTGCGTCAAAACGATTTTTGTCAAGGTATTCGGTCAAGTGCTCATCTGGGTAATGGTGCAAATCCTGAAAATAGATTTCTACATCAATATCATTTTGGCGCAGTACGGCGGCGATATAAGCAGTGCCTTGGGGGAAGTAAGTCACCAGAGATCCATTATCATATACTACTAAAAGAACTCTCATAATTATTGATTCCTTGTATCAAAATAGACAATATTTAACCATATATTACGATATAATTGTATTTTCTTCGCATTAAAAGTGCCACAGGACATTCGTTCCATTGCAAACCCTATTTTTATCGTCTTTTATCCAATTTTCAATAGTGTAACCTTTTTTCTTGATCACCGATTTTTGGGATGAATACTATTCAAAACGTCCCAATTTTTTCTTAACCTCTGGCTTTCTTTTTGAGCCCATGACCCCTCATGTAAATGCATCATAAATGTATCTTCTGTGATTCGCTGTTTTCCGGTTCTCGGATTAAATCCAGATAATACTCTTTCAGGATAAACTGCTATATCTCCCAGTTTTTGATACTTTCCATTGTTAATATAGCCCAAATTTTTGAAATATTTTTTTGTAAAATTAGGAAGTACTATTTCCTTATTTATAACCGACTTAAGAGAAAATTCAGTATTGCAATATGCTTTATACAATTTCATAAATATAGGCATTTTTTTAATAGCCCCAAATCCTACCAACACAATTCTTTTTGATACATCTATGCCCATAAACGCTTTTTGATATAATAACTCATCTAAGCTTCGCACTATCGTAACATCGGTATCGAGGTAAATCCCTCCATAATTGTACATAATATCTATTCTTGCTACATCAGATACATAGGCCCATTGTTTGTTTTGATATGCATTTCTCATGAATTCATTTTTACTTACATCATAATTATCTTCTGACCATTCTATAATGTCATAATCCGGGCAGTGCTTTTTCCATGAGTCGATGCAGTTTAAGTTAAGTTTTGTCTTATTTCCTCTGCCAAACCAGCAATAATGTATTGTTTTAGGAATTATGGGGGTGTCTGTTATTCTTAATGTATCAGGCAGGTATTCAGTATGATAACTATTGTCACTATTTGATAATACCAAACCATAATAATAGCATTCTTTCCCATTAAAAATTTTATAAGTATTTATCTGAGCGATTATCTCTCTGAAGTATGTTGTTGTAATTATATATTCATAATCTAAATATTTCTCATTGGTCACAAAAGTATCCATGCTTATAACCATTATTTTATGATTATGGAATTTAATATATGTATTAGTTAAATCTTTATTATTATCTACAATTGCATCAATATAATTCAGTATACCGTCAGTTTCAAATGCAGCAACAAAGTCTTTGAATGCCTTGCCGCCTCCAAAACAAACAATTTTTTTATTTTTGTTAATAATATCTTTGTAGCTTTTGTCAGTCAGTTTCATATCACCCATCTTTCTGCAATTGGCAAAATACCCATTGCTTTAAAACTTCCGAATTAATTGGAATAATATTCTCAAGAACAACCATGGCCGACTTAACATATCACCTGCCAGGCTGCATCGACCCAAGTCCGACGCTCTGAAATCTGAAAGGGCGCATTCCCATTTTCCCGGTCATACCGCTGGCACGGGATTGTGCGTGTTTGCCATCTGTTTTAGGCAATTCCAACGCCCTGCTTTATAATATGATCGTAGCACTCGACTATCAAGTTTTTTTATAATAACCTGACATTACTAATTATTATTGCGATCGCATTAAAATACAGACTATCTTGGTATGATTTTTAAAATCTAATAATATCAGCGTGTTCTATTTTTTAAAACTGTTTGACCTACGAAAACGCTCATTTCTAAGCCCAGTGTTTACAGGGTCAAGGAAAAAACTTGATAGTCGAGTAGCATAATCATTTTTTCTGCATTCTCCCGATACCAAAAAGTGCATGGGCCTTTAAGACGTAAATTGACCACTCTACGAATTGAACTTTCAATAGCACCGCTGCCAATAGGTAAATTCAACGCTTTTATAGTTGAGAAATCAAGTCTTCTTTCATTGCGCACAAAATAATCCCGTTCCGTCTTGATAGCCTTACTGTTTCTGCCTCGACAAAGCATCTGGACGGCCTGGACCACATCAGATGCTTTTCCTTTCAGTAGGGAACCTCGCTGTTTCGATACCCAGCGTTTACGTTCCTTGGATGACCAGGTCTTCCTTAAACCTGCTACTGTACCCAAATGCTCCACGGCATGGTAAAAATCAAGAAGTTCATACACACGCTCCGGAGTCAAACCCAATGCTTTGATCAGTCCGGGGATTCGATTCCAAATCCAATGTGCTCCATCTGCAACAAACAGTATCTTGTCTGAGTTCTGAATATGAAGGGAGCTCAAATAACCCTTTAACAAGTGGAATCCGCCATCGGGACCGCTGAAACAGCCATCAATAAATGGTGAGAAGCTTTTTTCTTGTTTTCCCTTGGCATTCACCACAGAAATGATCAAAAGCTTGGGTTCTCGCCACGCCCCACGAAAGCGGGTTCTATCCTTTTTGGTTTTTGGACCTTTTTTCTCCCCATTCGCTCATTTTAAATCTGAAAAAGTTAATTTTGCATGGAGGGCTTGCAATAATTAAAATTCATCATAATTTTGTGGAAAATTCGGCTGTAGTTTCCTTTTTTTATTTTAACTTAAAGGTACCAAAATAATAATGGATTCGACATCAAAAGATCAAGAGATTTTCAACAAAGACAAACTTCAGATTATCACGGAACGAGTGGATGATGTGCCTTTGCTCATAGCACAAATGGTCAGAATGGGTATCCCGGAAATTATAGACAGACATATTCCAAGACATGGAAATCAAAGAGACCTTAGCTGGGGATGGACCACAGCCATATGGATGGCCTATATTCTGACTGAAGGCGACCACCGCAAGGTATCAATGAGTGAATATGTGAAAGAAATGCAACATACGTTGCTTCGCATAGCAGGGCGGCCAATAGCGGCGTTGGATTTCAGTGATGATCGTTTAGCCCATCTTTTGAAACATTTAAGCAATCGTGAATACTGGTCAAAGATAGAAGATGATTTCAATAAACATTCAATAGAGGTGTATGATCTGAAGCCTGAAACAATCAGATGTGATGCAACGACTGTGAGTGCGGATCAGGCAATCACAGAAGAGGGATTGGTTCAGTTTGGTCATAGCAAAGACAATGCGAAGTTACCTCAGATAAAATTGATGAGTGCGGCCTTGGACCCTTTGGGAATGCCGTTGGCTTCTGACGTCGTTTCTGGTGAAAAAGCCGACGATGGATTATATATTCCGCTAATAAACCGCGTCAGTGACAGTCTTAAAAAAAATGGATTATTGTTCTCAGGTGATTGTAAAATGAGTGCACTGGAGACCCGGGCTTATTTGATATCGTCAGGGCATCATTATTTATGCCCGCTGCCCTTGACCGGTAAAACTGTTGATGAAATGAAAACATGGATCAATGAAGGCATTTCCAAAGATCAGGAAAAAACCTTGATCCCTGTGTTTAGAGAAAACTATAAAGGGATAGTGGTTCTGGCAGCCAAAGGATATGAGTTCAGCCGCATTCAGACTTTTCAAAAAGAGGTTGAAGAAATAACCTGGCAGGAGCGGGTGTTCGTGGTTCATTCCCCTGCTCATGCCAGGCAACAATCAGCCGGTCTCGATATTCGGTTGACAAAAGCTAAAGAAAAACTTGAAAAATTAACTCCTTTACCGGGGCGAGGCAGACGTCAAATAACCGATGAGGCTGAACTTGTTGCGGCTATTGCCAAAATAGTCAAAGCCCATAACGTTGAGGATCTACTGGAAGTCCAGTTTGAAAAACAGGTAGAACAAAAAATGAAGTATGTCGGTAAAGGAAGGGGTGCCCTTAACCGGGAAACCATCGTTGTAGAGAAAGTTCGTTATCAGATTACTTCTGTTGAAAAAAATCAGGAAAAAATGGCTGATGAAAAAACCCGGTTCGGCTGGAAAGCATTCGTCACAGAGATGGATTTTGATAAGCTTTCCCTGCATGATGCTATTTTGTCATATAGAAATGAATATCGAGTTGAACGTATCTTCGGCAGGCTAAAAAGTCGCCTCAACATAGCTCCGTTGTTTGTTAAAAAAGATGATCAGATTGAAGGTATGACATATCTACTCACCCTGTGTGTAAGGGTGCTGACTCTTATAGAATTTGTTGTTCGACGCTCATTGAAAGAAGAAAAGACTGAACTACCTGATATGCATCCTGAAAATCGTAAAAAGACTACAGCCAAACCTTCTGCGGAAAGAATCTTAAAGGCTTTTTCGAAAGTTAACCTTACTATTATATGCGACATGGCAGGAAATATTATTATGCGTTCATTGAAACCATTATCGAATTTGCAAAAACAAATTATCCAAAAGTTGGAATTAGACTCTTTTATTTATACGCAACTTGAAATTTAGAGATACTTTATATCAAATGAGCGAATGGGGAGTTTTTTCTTCTCTCTTAGCCGTGTGCGTCCACCATCAGTGCTTATAACGACTCGTCGACCGTCAAGCGTGTCTCCATCATTTAATGGGATTCGACCCGCTTGTTGCTCGGCTCGGGCCCGCTCTGCGTAGCGATAGGTGAGTTTACTCAACTTTCGGTGATTAAAAACGACAGCAAATAAAAATATAACAAATTGAATTTATTATTTAAATTGACGAATCTCACTTTATATGATACGCTTTGTTTACCACTAAACAAACATTTCAGACAAAGGAAATTCGTCAAAATGAATACTACACTTACCGGCGTACAAAATCAAATAACAAATTCAGAACAGATTGGCGTACTCAGTGATTACTTTGCAAAATTCAAAATCGGTACGTTATTGAATCGATCAGGAATCGTTAAAACCAAAGGAGCATCACCGCTTGCCATTTTCACAGCCTTATTTAACCTGGCATTTCACAACGAAAATTTATACCAGGGCATTGTGAAAAACAAAAAAGTTGAGGTCGATAAGGACGCTGCTTACAATTTTCTGAACTCTCCGACATATAACTGGCGGCGGTTTACCCTTCATCTTTGCCGCCGGATTTATTTTATCATTAGAAAGCTTCTTGATGATTCTTCCGAAGAAGTTCTTATTTTTGACGATTCTACCTATAGCAGAAACCGTTCTAAAAAAGTCGAGCTTTTATCCCGGGTGTTTGATCATACAGATATGAAGTACATCAAAGGATTCCGGATGCTGACCCTTGGCTGGTCTGACGGTAACAGTTTTCTTGGACTTGATTTTGCCCTTTTATCATCTGCAGACAAAAAGAATCGATACAATGAAATCAATCCTGATATTGATAAAAGGACCTGCGGATATCATCGCCGCCAGGAAGCGGTTACAAAAACCACAGCCCATCTCGTACCGATGGTAAAAAGAGCCCTTGATATGGGTGTCCGGGCTAAGTATGTTTTAATGGACAGTTGGTTTTCGATGCCATCAGCAATAGCAGATTTGCGGGAACACATACACGTCATATGCATGCTGAAAGATCATCCAAAATGGCTTTATGAATATCAAGGCAAAAAGCTTAGGCTGTCCGAACTCTATGGAAAATTGAAGAAAAAAAGAGGACGGGCAAAAATCAAGGCCCAAGCCATTGTTACTCTTTCCAACGGCAAGCAGGCAAAAATTATTTTTGTTTCCTGTGATAAAAAACGAGGCTGGCTTGCACTCCTGTCGACAGATCTGTCCCTCCCTAATGAAGAAGTCATTCGGCTGTACGGCAAACGCTGGGATATTGAAGTCTTTTTCAAAATGTGCAAGCAACACCTGAAATTGGCAAAAGAAATACAAATTAGGAACTACGATGGCCTGATCGCTCATACATCTCTTGTCATTGCCAGATACAACATGCTCAGCCTTTATCAGCGGCAATGTATGGATCAAAGGTCATTCGGGGAACTCTTCAGGGCCTGTAATGATGAGATGACCAATCTTTCTTTTATGGTCTCTTTGGAGCGGATCATGCGCTTAGCTCTGGTAAATATTCGGCGACTATTTGATTTTACCGAGCATATGGTACAGGAGATGCTTGATCTGGTGATGGGTCAAGCTCTCAAGTATTTCGGTTTTTCAAGTGAGATTGAGGAATTATCGGGGGTGCAAATTTACTCCTCCGAAAGTTGAGTGAGTTTACGGATAACCTTTATATCCAACGTCATACCATGTTCACAAAGCACTTGACGGACTTCTTCAAAAGCGTCCCATTCAGCCGGGCTGAATCCGATCCTACAAGTAACTATAATTACAAGAGAAAAATTTTAGTTACTTAGAAGAACTCAATAAGGCTGACCAAGAGCTCACCATAGAAGCCAAAGCAGGTAAGCAGCGATCATGGATTCCAAGAAGGATTAAACCGGCGTATGCACCTTTATACCTTATACCTTTTTCGATTTCGACGGTCACAGGATCGTCGATAATATCGAACACGAATATCAACCGAACTACCTGTACGAAGCTGAATCGAAACTGCCTCAAACCCTTCGCTTTTCATCCGCCCCGGCCAACTGGACATCAATTCTTTTTCTTGATCGACCTGATCAGGGGAATCTACTGAGACCTGGATCTTTTTTTTAAAAGCAAGACGCTTATCCGATTCGTATACCCAAGAATTTCCTGTTCCATCTGTTCCAATTCTTTAGCGTTGCGAACCAAGCGATTCGGATCTTCTTCCAGTTCTTTCAGGCAAGCATAGGCTTCATCAACAGTATTGCAATCTTCAGCTTTTTTCATCAGCACAATCCATTTTTTGATCGTTTCAGTTTAGCAGAAAATATCATGCTTTTTGCACTAAAAGAAAGGCTTTCTTAAAACCGGGAAAATGGGAATGCGCCCCTCTGAAATTACTGGTAGGCGCATAGTTCTTTTCAAGCCATTTGGTATCCATCTTCAACTGGCCGATTTCTTCGTAAAGCAGGGCCGTAAGTACCACCACCTCCGTTTTGGCTTTCTGTTTTTCCCCTGACGAAAAAAATCAGGGGATTCGCAAGCAGTTTATCTTTCCCAAACCAATATTGATTGGAATGAATTTTAGACTCAGTTGATAAAGCTTTCACTCCTTTCACGGCGTCGACTGCCACTTGAGTGTCAAATTTTGCCGAAAATGTCTTCTTTTTTACCATTTTGATACGTTCTTTTTATTATTTTAGACTTTCCATTTAATCGAATGATCTTTTTTTTTGGGGGGGCTCATCACTAATAAACTTCGAAATGGATACCATACATCCATTTGGGTACAATATCTGACAACCTCTTGAGCATATTCCGGCTTTAGTGCAAGGAGAATACAAGTTTTTTCAGGATTACAGGGAAGCTCAGAGCGATAATAAATTGGAACATCAAGGTACATTTCATTTTTTTTATATCCGTCGGTCACAAGAAAACCAGTTATATTGATGCCATTATTAGTTAATGTTTTGAAAACCATCTCACCATAGCGCCCTGCCCCATAAATGAAAATTTTCTTCCCGTTTAAATATGCGGTTTTAATATTCTCAATTATGGGTGCGAAACTCAAATTTTTAGCCAAAGATTTCAATTTTCTTATTTGTTCAGTATACATCCTATTAGGGTCAAGTCGTTTGTACAATTGTTCTACGGACTCATCAAAACCATATGCTTCCATCATCAAAATTGCCATTCTATATTGCTTAATACGTTTTAACAAAGGAACCCAAAACGCCCCCTGCGTTCGCTCATTAAATGTCTCAAATAAGTATAGCATCTTGATCGCATGAATTTGATTATTTACATTATTAGTTCGCATATTGTGAGTCCATGAAGTTGAATGTAAACATCTGTATACCGACATGATGTTTTCAGAATAATACAGACTGCCTTTGGTTAGGCAGTGAAAATACATGGGATAATCTGGAACCGGTGCCTGGAAGAAATACTCCGGAATATTTTTAAAATATTCAAATCTGCAAAACATGGCTGTTGTATGGGGCAGTGAAATAAATATAGATAATGCGCTTTCACCTTGATACGCCCCCGTAGTTATATTTTGATGATTTAATACTCTTCTGCCGGTTGATTCATCTTCACGATATACATTGTGAACCGCTAACGAACAATTCGGATGACTTTCCATGTATTCAAACTGAATTTGCAGTTTTTGGCTGTCAATCCAATAATCATCACCTTCACAAAATGCTACGTACTTTCCTTTGACTTGTGGAAATATATATTTAGAATAAATACTAAATACTTCACCTTGGGAGAACTGGTTTGTCTCTTGCACAATCAACTTTATAATTTTAGGGTATTTTTCTGCATATTTCATTACAATCTTTGGTGTGTCATCTGTAGAAGCATCATCGTGTACAATTATTTCAAATGGAAACATAGTTTTTTGCATTAAAAAACTGTCCAATGTCTTCGCAATATATTTATGATGGTTATACGTAAGACAACAGATAGAAACCATAATTTCTCTGCTCATAAATTACTTTACCTCAGTAATGTCCGGTTAAGTTCTTGCATGTGAAAAAATATCTGAAATTATTAAAAAACTTTAATTTTAGATGGATCATATGTACCTAAATTTTATCAAGACGCTCAAATGATAAGCATCTCAACCCCCAACGTTCCGATATCAGCCCTGAATTTTGACAACTTATATCGTCCTTTGATAAGTTCACTTAAGTGGGATCAAGTGTCAAGACAAATTTCCCGAAATTAAGCGTCATTTTATATTTTAATTTCATCCAAACTGAGAGTGGTCTGACTTTAATCCCAAAACAAGCGTGAAATAAATAGCAAAAGGAATAAAAAACCTCGAAACACCTGTCAATATTGGTTATAGTGAGTTTCCAACAACAAACTAAACGAATATGAAAGGACGTTTCGAGTGAATAAAAATATCAGCAAAAATTGGCAAAATGCAAGAAAAAATAAGCAAAAAGCTCAACAAAAGAGATTGGGATGAACAACCGACCCCCATGTTTAAAGCATCCAACATTCAATATGAAATTGACGGTCGCCTCAAAGGAGTTGCTCCTGGCGGTATAGGGCGGATTCATATGATTGCAAAAAAGACCGGTCTCCTGAAAGAAATTGATAAGGAACTCGAACTGCTTAAACGCCATTTGCCCTTTCATGAATCAGATCATGTCGCCAACATGGCATATAATATTTTTGCCGGAGGCACCTGCCTTCAGGATATCGAACTGTTAAGAAATAATGATGCCTGGTTGAATGCTCTGGATGCAGAAATTATCCCCGATCCAACTACAGCAGGAGACTTTTTGCGCCGGTTTTTCAAGGAAGATATCATAGCCCTGCTGGACGTCAAAAATAACATCCGAAAAAAGGTATGGGAAAAGCAGCCACAAAGCTTCAAGAAAGAAGCCATTATCAATATCGACGGCACTATCAGTGAAACAACCGGCGAGTGCAAACAGGGTATGGACATATCCTATAATGGTAAGTGGGGATATGCCCCTTTGGTCGTCTCTTTGGAAAAAACAAGGGAGCCTCTTTATATTATCAATCGATCCGGTAATGCTCCGTCTCACCTCGAATCTGCAGGGTGGGTGGATAAGGCCCTTGATCTGCTGGATGGAACTTTTAAAAAATTATACGTTCGGGGTGATACTGATTTCAGCCTTACTTCCAATTTTGA
This genomic window contains:
- a CDS encoding glycosyltransferase, whose translation is MSREIMVSICCLTYNHHKYIAKTLDSFLMQKTMFPFEIIVHDDASTDDTPKIVMKYAEKYPKIIKLIVQETNQFSQGEVFSIYSKYIFPQVKGKYVAFCEGDDYWIDSQKLQIQFEYMESHPNCSLAVHNVYREDESTGRRVLNHQNITTGAYQGESALSIFISLPHTTAMFCRFEYFKNIPEYFFQAPVPDYPMYFHCLTKGSLYYSENIMSVYRCLHSTSWTHNMRTNNVNNQIHAIKMLYLFETFNERTQGAFWVPLLKRIKQYRMAILMMEAYGFDESVEQLYKRLDPNRMYTEQIRKLKSLAKNLSFAPIIENIKTAYLNGKKIFIYGAGRYGEMVFKTLTNNGINITGFLVTDGYKKNEMYLDVPIYYRSELPCNPEKTCILLALKPEYAQEVVRYCTQMDVWYPFRSLLVMSPPKKKDHSIKWKV
- a CDS encoding IS1380 family transposase; protein product: MQEKISKKLNKRDWDEQPTPMFKASNIQYEIDGRLKGVAPGGIGRIHMIAKKTGLLKEIDKELELLKRHLPFHESDHVANMAYNIFAGGTCLQDIELLRNNDAWLNALDAEIIPDPTTAGDFLRRFFKEDIIALLDVKNNIRKKVWEKQPQSFKKEAIINIDGTISETTGECKQGMDISYNGKWGYAPLVVSLEKTREPLYIINRSGNAPSHLESAGWVDKALDLLDGTFKKLYVRGDTDFSLTSNFDKWDQRCTFVFGMDARSNLIKLADGFSNSKWELLEKQPQAIKTSPRKRPENIKLKVVKKRNFKRLETACEHIAEFEYKPGKCQKPYRMIVLRKTINEYRGERLLFNDIRYFFYITNDWEKSARQIVDFYQIASR